GGGTTCGGCAAAAAAGGGGGGGCGGGAAGGCAAGCCTGGAAAGAAATtaaggtaaaaaaaaaagggacaaaGAAGCACAGCCCGAACcgaatgaagagaaagaaaacaaatcgGTCCCAGAACACTGAAGTAGCGGCCCCAAACTAAACCCGGCACGAaggtgagaagaaagagtTGACCGAGTcgaggaagggagagagagaaagagagagaagaggaggaggagagagaccgagaccgagaccgagcGGCAAGAGGAACACGGCCAACGCCCGGGCACACCAGCTCTTCAGCACTCCCAGGCACAAGCCAACGAGCAGGTTTAGGTGGGAAATTACCGTAGGCGCTACTTAGTGAACGACTAGTGACTTAGCAGGTGGACAAGGTTACAGCGGAACGACCCAGCTGTCGGAGGTCGAGCCGTCGAGGGCAGGTTCTTGGTATTTCGACGTAGACCTATTGATTCATTCAGAACCGTATACGGTACGACGGTCGTTGAGTTACGCCGTAGTCCATTGATTCCATATTCCACGAGCCCAGGCTCCTCTCACCGATGGAAAAAGATGCAATGGCAGTCGAATGGCTCGAATCATATCCAGCGGTCAGTTGTCAAAGTGTGCGAATGGCCAGTCCGGCGATGGAGCCGGCTGGACGTGTGGGAACCGGACACCCGGACAGTTCTGATGTATTGTTGCGCCGTGGTGAAGAGTGGAGGTACTTCCAAGTTGAAGCGGGTTCCAGCTGGTGGAGTCTGGGGGAACAGAGCGGGTCTGTTGCCTGTTTCCattcccttttttgatttttttttgtttttgatttttttcccttctatTTTCACTTTTGCTTGTGCATTccctttctgttctttttgaTACAGGTCTCATATTGGTCCAATGCTTCTTCTtttactctctctctctcttttcccatGTGTGATGTACAGTATGCTGGTCTATTTCCAGAGCCAAGCGGCCCGAGACGGAGGGCTTAGTCTCAAAAAGCCATGGAACCAGAGCCAGCGATCGAGCTACCGGAGGGGTAGTGAACACAACTCTCGGGGTTGAACGCCATTCATGACGCCGTTGACGAGAGCCCAAATCGTTGGAGGCCGCCTCATTTCATTCTCATTGGACCCACGGATGAGGGATGTATTCATGGAGAACTGCCGCACTGGACGAGTGGACACGACATGGAACTAGGGACACTGGATAGTTGATCCTGACGATGAATCGGGGCATCACAGCACCGTATTTAGCAAATTACAAGTGGAGCTTTGGCAGGCTTTCGAGAGACCGTAGAAAATGTTTTTCGCGGGGAGGTGAGCCCTGATGACCCCGACGTGAATGACGACCAGGGGGTCTCCTTTCAGAGGCATGGATGCCAAATCCGTATACCTTTTGTCGCCAAGACTTTTGAGTTCATGCTAAAGCTTTCAATCCGTCAGGCCAGGCTAGGATATTGCTCACTTGCCCCATTGGGGGCGAGCACAGGGACGTGCTCGGAAACACTATTGATCAATGAACGTTGCCATGACTATTTCAAGATTTCAGCAGTGGCTGAATTCTTGAGGTTGGATATCGTCGATGGTTCAGCCAAGCTCCCTTGCCTCGTCGACGGGAGCTGGCATCCCAACGGGGACGAGGCCCGAGGGCTGACCCTGGCTTTTGTGGTCAATGTCCGAATCAATACTTCCGCTCCAAGGGGGCACAGAACTTGtcaacaaaagcaaaaaaaaggactgAAAGAAATCGACTGAAGGAGATCAGACGGACGGAGAAACAAGTGACGGACTGGCCGATGAAAGTGCGCAAACAGCATCCCAGAATGGACAATGGGAGAGTGAATGAAGGAACCTTCTCAGAGCACATAAAAGTGTATCGATACGTACTGGAGGAATGATCGCATGAAAAGGGTACTACTGTACATCGTCGATATTCGATAGCGAGTATATCAATACCAGTACCGCATCAAAGCGACCAAAGATGGCCAGGGTCTCGCTCAATTTGTTTTGGCAGGTCTGGATATACAACGCAATGATCCCCAgtcaatcaaatcaaatcagcGTCGCTCAGCTGCGCTACCCTCACTTACCCGTCCAAGTCCGATGGAACCGAAAGGGTCGCAAGCCACCGAGAGTTCATGACTTGCATAAAGCGCGATCTCTGGATCTCTGTCTTCCGGACATccacgaagaaaagaataacTGACACTGGGGaccccatcttcatcctcacctctctctctctttcttctctctttcacaGTGCTCCATCGCTTACCAGGTCCTGTTCCAATTGAAATGGGTTCCTGGAAAGCCGGGACCGACGCGATGGGAACCGCCCCCATCGAGGAAACCGCAGCGAACAGCGCTCAGGGAAATTAAAATTAGGGGAGGACTGCCGGCGCCGACAGTTTCGAATTTCACGCCGAGTGGGCTCCGCAGCCAGGAACGATCGTCATCAGTGGGCCCAAAGAGATTGGCGATGGAGTCGGTCGGAGGTGACCACTGCCCGAGTCCCAGCCCGTCTCCACCCGTGGCACGTAGTCTGGTGGACTAAACCCACTCGAGCAGAATACCCGACACGGATAGCCACTCTGCTGGCACGATTGCAGTTCGTAACTGTAACTTATGGGTATGCAGCACCTCGTCTCGCAGTGATCCGGGGGGGGAAGTAGATCATGTATAAAATCTGCACTGGGTATATCAGTATGGGAGCTTTGAAGATTGATGGGGGAGCGATTGTGGGCGTATATAGCTACTTCAGTCCAAAGGCATCGTGTTGGTGGTGGACGTCAGGTTGTAGTCAGTGCTTACATTTATCTGGTTCTAGCTCCTTTCGCACCAGTCTGACTAGATTAGAGCCGAAGCTCCATAACACACTTGAAACCTTACTTTGCTGTTTGAGAGAACTGGTGAGTCGGGATCGCCGTCATCGACCTCTGCATCCCCAGGTCTACATGCTGTACCTGTAGACGGTGATGAGGCTATTGCGTCGGACGCCCGACCATCCCAGCCTCTGACTTTCGGCAGTACCCTGCTTTGTAGGCTGACCATGGATGGATTGGCCAATCTGGAACTTTGATGCCAGTCATTCTCGAATTTGGATAGCCAGAAACAGAATTATTATCGTTTACGACAGAATAACTTTAAGAGTAATGTATAACAACTGCACACTTATACCTACGATACGGACGTGGTCCCGTCACTCTCAATTCTAGACGTGATAGTAGTAGCTGACTCCAAACTACCGAATATGTATTCTTTTCAAAATGTGTGCATTATGCAGTCCATGTCTCCTTTCAGGTGCAAGTGCTCAAGCTGGTCGAGGTCCGATGCCCCCCAATGCTTCTTCTCAAGTCCATTCATCATTCACCTTTGCCAGTCTCCGCTCTTGATCTCCGGCCAGTtgagccccccccccctttttttttttttttcccctttcccccttccaTTTCTTCGTGCAAATGATCCCTGGCACGGGGTGGGACTTTCCACGGTTGCGGCGCCGTCGGTTCCCAGGGCGAACGATCGGAGAATTGAAGCGGACGGTGATGACCGTCGCGATTGCAGATTGCGTGGTCCGCAGAGTCAATTCAAATTCACCCTCCCAACCTTTGCGTATCGGTCCAACCACATTGGGCAGACAATTGACATTCGAGCACgatcgatgatctcgcgaCTACCACTTcgatttccatttccatttcCGCTCAAGGGACCACTGGGAAAGTCGGAGAGGCCAACGATCTTGTCCCAGCCACTCTCTCGCTCTGTCTCTCCTCGACTGGGCTTCACACTCTGCCTGGGGTTTGCCGTTGGACCCGCTCCACACAAGTTCACAGCGAAACTCCACCCCCCCAACGGGCACTGCGTTTTCGACCTGTTCGACTCTCCACCACTAAAATTGAGACTAGTTTCGCCGCCGATCGCACTAGCTACAATGGTAATGCAATCAGTTGTGATCTTTCCAAGTCTCTTGTGTGTGTTGATCTGCAAGTCAAGGGTATCAGCCAGAGTCGAAGACCTCGCAACAATCCCTTCCCCCAATGGACTGCCTCAAAAAGAAACTTTGAACCTTTACACGAACACAGAATTCGAATTCGCACTTGGCAGCGTTCCTAGAACCCAAATTCCCCCGAGAGACACTCCGAAACTATTACCCCCGTACTTTCTCCCCTCATCTCCCAGTCGGTGTGAAAAGCGCCTCGCGCATTGGAATAAGAAATCAATGGGGGCCACAGCGCAGGACACGCCAACTGTTGAACGGGTGATGCGTTGGCAACGCCAGCGCGTTGGGAATCGCCTGTCCAATCGATCGTGGCGAATCGTCTCTAAGCGGCAACACAACTActtttaatttttttttgtaacCCCCGGCAGTGATCGGTTCAAATTGGGGGGGTCAATTGCGCTGGAGCACCGTGATGTCTGAATGACGCGCGATGGTCTATCTCAAGGGCCCCATTTGACACATGAGAGGCCGAAAGGCCGCCAGCGAGACAGATGGATAAGGGCTTGGCGGCGTGGAGAATTCCAGGGAGAACGCCAGAATCGAAGTCGTGGGCGGGAAGCATTTGAGGGATACCGCCACTAGGAAGAGAGGCGCTTGATAGATCGACGGATGATGTGTCTGTTTGGTCGCCACCATGGCTGCGTTGGCGCCGCTGGGCACACGAAGGAGTGCTCTTGGGTATCTTGTCATCTCTCACTGGGGATTTCTACAGGGAGTTAAGTATTTCAGAACCGTAAGTGCCAGCGCTAAGTAAGAGCCTCGAGAAGATGTAGGGGGCACAGGAATATACTACTGTATCTACGTGGAGCATTGCTTTGAGAGATGGAGTGCACCCCCTCCAGTATGACATGTAAGTCTATTATTTTGATCAACCAGAGAGGCTTGGAGAAATAGTCTGATTGGGGTCCAGGCAACCTCTAGAGTCGGCTGCATGTCGGAAGTTTCCCACTCCCCAGTTTCATCGCAATGCGCATGTCATGTATCGAGGCTTAAACCCAAGGCGAGTATATTATTTAAAACGAAATGTTGACCAATGTCCATACATGAAGAGTCGCCGAGTCGCCATGAGATCCTATTCCCCCCCAGATATCCTCCGAGACTAGTGCTTTTGTCTTTCACTCGTGCAAAGCAGCTGGTCGTGATCACAGTCGCCCCGTGTCACGAGCATTCACCGCTTTGATCCAGCGCCTGACTTGGGTGTCCCACCCAGCGACATTGTCCCCGGGGCACCGTAAGAAGGTGGCGGCGTAGGGGACGGCGAGGCATGCCCGACGCCCGAGTTGGACGGGCCAGCCTCGAAATTGTGCTTCACATCAGCTGGCAGCTGGCCACCATCACCGGCACCCACGACGACTTCTTTGCCGTCGCGCATGCGTCCCACCACCATGCCCTTGGCCACGGACTTGAGCAGGGCGCGACGGCTCACGCCCGTCGCGTCAATGTACACCAGACCAACGTTCTTGACACCGCCAGTCAGGTCGTTCGCGACGGAGCCTGCCTCGGCGCCGTAACGATGACCAATCATGCTGCTAGCCGCGGCCGAGCCAGTCATCAACATGGTGCGCGCGCTTTCGGTAATGCCATCCGCCAAGGTCGAGAAAGCAATCATGGACTTGTTCAGAACGCCGGGCTTGTATTCGGGCGGAGGCATGTGTCTCTTATCGCTGCGCGGCTTCGCATCCTTGCGCGCAAATGACGCGCCGAGATTCTGCGCTACACGGTCCACTTGGCCCAGGGTGCGTGCAGAGAAATCAGCCGCACCATTTGAGAAGGTGCCAACCTTGCGGATGCGAGCATGTGTGGCCTCGGAGAAAGTCACCGGTTTAGGGACAGgcttggtcttcttcatGAAATTCTCGGCGCCGCTGGTGATTGCATTGGAGATGTACGACGAGGTTGTCACGATCAAGCGCGAGGCGGTGGCTGATGTCTGGACGATGGTCGAGTTCTGATATGCCGGATGCCGTGACATTTCCAAGTATTCTTCAGAAACATTGGCCACTCTGACCTTATTACCCTCCCCTTCGGCAGGAAGTTCAATTTCCACAGGACCTGCTAAAAGGTCAGTGGGTGCACCGGGTCTGAACAAGTCTCTCCATGGGGACCACTCACGTTTTGATCCGGGTTTCACATCTCCGTTCTCGACTACATTGTAGCCCTCACCCAATTCGCCGACGACTCTTccgtcctcctcatcgacTAGCACGATCCTGCCGTGCATGTTCTCGCCCTGGGTACCGCCAGTCCCGACATACCCTTCTCCAGGCGCGAAATCTGCTGGATTGTAAGGGGCAGGGTCACGAGACTTGCTTCCAGAACTAGGCGCATAATCCATGAATGCGGTGCACTGGGCGAGGATGGTCTCGAAGGTGTCGATGTCATCTTGTGTGACATTTTTAGGACCTGTGCCAATGCTGGGGAACTGAATGCGAATAAAAGCACCCACCTCGGGACCCACGTCCCAGCGAGGAATGAGGTAGCTATCGGGTGGTTGGTGGAAGATCTGGGTGGTAGCTGGGATGGCAAGGTCCAGCTCGGGAGGAATAGAGAGATGCAAGTAGAAATCCTCCTCTGGGGTCTGCGTGCCACCAGCGGAGGCGTTTGCCGGCGCAGCGGTGGGAACCATCAACAGCGAGAGAGTTTGAGGGCCCGAAGGCGTCAACTCTTGCTCCTCGCCATCTTGGATATGGAAGGCTCGAATATTATTCACCTTGTACAGCAGTCTGGAGTCGTGCGCGGTGCCCGACATGTTGGATGGGCGGTGCCGATAGTAACGTGAAAAAAGGATGGGTGACGTGCTTCCTTTTCTGGTGGTTGGGAGCAACAATAAACGGCGAGTCCTGGGAGTTTGTCCACAAATTTTCCGACAGCTGGGAAGTGAGTTGATGAGAATTAAGATCGAGTTTTAAAGGAAATGtcagacagagagagggggcTCTTATGCGAACTGCTTGGAATAAAGGGATTTGAAGACTGGGCGCTTAAATTCTAAAAGACCATAGCGTTAGGTAAGTACCTTATGTAGCACCCGGTCCGGAGAGAGGACCTGTTGGATACTaagtgggggagggggaggcgCCCTTGTCGTCATCGTCTGGGAACCCTTCAAGGCGGGGGAGACAGGGGATTGCTGCGCCACACTAAAGCTGCACCGCCACAATCGATGTCTATTGCCGCTTGCTATCGGCATGAATAAGTATGGCTTCGCATGCTCCGATTGGGTCAGGATGTGGAGAAATGTGTCGGTCTTGTGAACATTGCAAAAGCTTCGGGTCTTTTGTCAGCACCTTCTGAGCTGGTGTGTTAAGATTCTGTCAAATTTCAATGGATAGATGCGGCAGGAGATGGTAGCCGCTGGCCGTGTCCCACGTGCGTACTGCATATGGCAGCGAGAACCGAATTATAGGAAGCATTGTCTACATTAATTGGGTCTCGCATCGTCGCTTGAGCATCCGATTGGAAGTGGTCTTCATGGCTAGAGCAAGACAAATGAATAGTGTTGCCTAAGTGACATGTCCGCTGGCGAATGCTCCCCCTCATTATCACATGCTTGCTCTAGATTCGTCCTTCATGAATAGTGGGCATCCTGATTAACCTAGTAAGCCTACCTTTTACGCCATGGTCCTTCAATCGATGCTGcagaagagaatgagaagtTGCACGGAGTGTAAACTTGTTACGCACAATTCTACCCACAGCTAGCACAGCAAGATCGATTGCACGCATCATGAACTATGCCAAAGGTGGCGAAATGATCTATTGTCAGAGTGCAACAAATCTTTATCTCTAGTGCCTGACGAACAGGTTAAGCCAATCACATCCCTGCGCTCTCGGGAAACCTTGGTTGCAAATAGTGCAAACTACTTGCGGAGCGCCACCGGCCTCGGACAATTTTTACAAGATTGGAAATATTAGAGACCACCAAAAATAAGCCTTTTCACTTGGCAGCTCCCAACGAGAAGGACTTCTCGAACCACTCTGCTGCAGGACGGCCAGGGACACTCACCACTTCTTCTAGAATGGACAGTCCAGCAGTGATTGATCCCGCGCATGCGGAGGTCACCCAAGCTCCACTGGAGGCGGAGAATTCTAAGCGCGACGCCGCCAACGGTAGCCCTGCCGCAGAAGAGCCTCCCTCTAAGAAGCCTCGTGTGGAGGGGTCGCAAGGATCTGACGAGCCTGAAAATGACCGCAATGATCTTCGCAAGAGAGGCATTGCGCCGATCAAAGCTGAGTGAGTTTCTCGCGTCGCCCATAGGACTTTCCCGAATGCATGATTGACGAATTCTGTTCAATGTAGGTATCTCCTCAAGTCGGACAACAAACCAGAGCCTACCGTGAACCCAGACGATGCTGCTGAAGCTGCTTCCCATCAAGAGCgtgatgaggagaagaagaagggaaagaagaagccCAAGGGCCAAAACACCAATCGAAGCTTTGGTAGCTCCAAGGATGCCAAGGGCCTCTGTGCTTCCAGAATGTTGAGCCCGGAGTTCTCACCACAAGAGTGTCAATTTGGAGACAAATGCCGTTTTGAACATGATTTGCGGCTGTACCTGAAAGAGCACAAACGTGAGGATCTGACAACCTTTAATGGCATTTGTCCCGTGTATGAGGCGCGTGGAACTTGTTACGCTGGTTGGCGATGCCGTTTGGTTGGATCACACtcaaaggaaagagaaacggAAGATGGTCGGAAGGAGCTGATCCtgctggaagatgaagagcgcAAGGCAAAGGCGAAGCCACTTGTGCCGTATGCGACACCTGAGGGCCTCGTGAACATCATCTCCTATGAAGATAAAGTCGCATTATCGAGAAAGCGAGAGCACACTCCCCGTGCCAATGAATACAATCAATGGTTGAACAACGTGTCGCAGGAGCTGGAGAAACAGTTGCACGGACGGATGCCCCATGGCGCAAAGGGCCCGGCGAGCGAAGAGGTTTCTGCGACGAATGGCGACGAGGCCACCGAAACCAAAGATGCAATCGAAGACAACCGCGCGCAATTTACAGAGCCTCCCTTCTTGCCTTCTGAGAAGAGGCGTATTTACTTTGGGCCCGAGACCCCAGCTTTGGCTCCCCTAACGACTCAGGGTAACCTCCCCTTCCGCCGACTGTGCGGAGACCTGGGCGCCCAATTCACTTACTCTGAGATGGCACTGAGCATGCCCTTGATTCAGGGAAACAAGTCAGAGTGGACACTCATCAAGGGTCATGAGTCTGAGATGCTCCCGCCTACCATCACACCTGGTCCAAACGTGGTGCAAGGTTACGATAATTCCAAAGATTTCAAGTTCGGAGCCCAAATCACTGCAAACAAGCCCTTCCAGGCCTTGAAGGCTACAGAAGTGCTTTCCAGATATACACCACACTTGCGTGTAATCGACTTGAACTGTGGGTGTCCCATTGAGCTTGTCTATCGCGACGGAGCGGGCTCGGCACTCTTGGATCATCCTTCCAAACTCGAGAAGATCCTTCGAGGGATGAATGCGGTCTCTCAGGAAATTCCCATCACGTGTAAGATTCGGATGGGCACTCGAGACAACCAGCCTAACGCCCTGAAGCTTGTTGAGCGGTTGGTTCTGGGAGGCTACGAATCAAGCATTCTCGACCTGGGGCCCCCTGGTGTCGCTGCAATCACTCTTCATGGGCGCAGCCGACAGCAACGTTATACCAAGCAAGCTGATTGGAGCTACATCGCGGATACCGCTGCCCTCATCAAGCGTCTCAACGAAAAGACTGATGACCTCACTGATACCATCCGTGAAGCCGATCCCCGCTACATGCCAAACGGAGGCAAGACCTACTTCCTCGGCAATGGCGACTGCTACTCCCATGTCGACTACGACGACCACATTCACAATGCGGGTGTCGACTCCGTCATGGTGGCTCGTGGTGCTCTGATCAAACCCTGGATCTTTGAAGAGATCCAAACCGGTCAGTATCTGGACAAGTCCGCCTCGGAGCGACTTGCCTACATTGAGAAATTCGCAAAGTACGGTCTCGAGGCCTGGGGCTCCGATGAGTTTGGTGTCGGCACCACCCGAAGATTCCTTCTGGAGTGGCTAAGCTTCGCTTATCGCTATGTACCTCTTGGCCTGCTGGAGTACCTGCCGCCACATATTAACGACCGGCCTCCTGCCTGGCGTGGCCGCAACGACTTGGAGACTCTCATGGGCAGTGGAAACTACAAGGATTGGATCAAGATCACGTAAGTTGCTGAATGGAGTCCTCTCCTGGGATAACCCAGCCCTACCATCTGGTATGAGAATCATGTATACTGACATTCAGTCACAGTGAGATGTTCCTTGGGCCGGCTCACAAGGACTTCAAATTTGAGCCCAAGCACAAGTCAAATGCTTATGAGGCTGAGGGCTAAATAGGTAGTCTTTGAGCTTGAAGTTTTGATGTAAGAAAAAGAATCCTGCAAGCAAACACTGTAGAATGCAGATGCAACTTGAGCCTCATGACGACTGTCTACGTTGCATGGTAGGTGTCAAAATTCAGCACAAGAATGTATCGTAGTGTGTAGGTAAAATAACATGCCCTTCTTGAACTACCTAACTTAGCCAACCTCCTGCGCTATTTGACTGATGACGGGCTCCACGGTTGTGTTGCATTTGAGACAGCCGCCCACTTGTCACGTGCATCATCTGACAATGACGTCTTCCCCCTCAGGGCAAGCTGGGAAACTCCCCCGTTAAAGGCCACCTCGAACTTGCACAACCGCATCTCCTTGGTCCAACTCCTCGTTGCTGCCTAAATTGAACACACCAATTTCCTTCTCACCTCGCAAATTCTCCCTGAGACCTCTCCACACAAaactttcccttcttctctgtcATTCAGTCCGCTCCGCGCATCAGTGGTGACGAAAGCTCCCAAACCATTCCCCTCGGCCCCTTTTCATCAGACAGACACGTGCAGCGATTGTTGATCCGTAACCTCGAATTTTCAAGAGAACTTCTGCAAAAATGACTCTTTACTACAGTCTTGTATGTACAGCTTCTGCCCACAAGAGTCGGCTGCGTGGCTCCTCCGCGAACCAGACGAGTTTTTACGGCCAACCTAATCCAATGGGCTTGCCCGTCTCGGAGTTGTCTGGCTATCTCGAATCTCTCGTGCACCCTCAAGACACAATGCTAACAAGTATGGTTATGGACAGGTCTTCCTTCTGTTGGTGTTTGAGATGGCGGTCTTCTTGGCCCTCATCGTCCCTCTGCCATTCACCATCAAGCGCAAGCTTTTCGCTTTCATTTCGGAAAGTCCAATTATAGCAAAGCTTCAATATGGTTTAAAGGTACGTCGCAAAACGTCATGAGAGCTCTCGGGCCAATTGTCTAATAAGAACTGCAGAtcaccttcatcttcatcttaATCCTGTTCATCGACAGTGTCAACCGGGTCTACCGGGTGCAGCAGGAGCTCGCAGCCTTCGCTAAGGATGGCTCTGCCGTTAGGTATGTCAGGAACGATAGATTTCAAATCTCCCCAATTGGCAGAAGTCACTGACTGAACACCTCTATTAGCGCTGCCCACCTTGGTACCGATCGCATGGAGGTTCAGGCCCGCAAGTTCTACTCGCAGCGCAACATGTACCTCTGCGGCTTcactcttttcctctctctgaTTCTCAACCGTACCTACATGATGATCCTGGAAGTCCTGCGTCTGGAAGACCGCGTCAAGTTGCTGGAGGGCAACAAGAGCGCCGGTGGAAAGGACTCTGCTCGCATCGCCGAGGCGGGATCGCTGGGAGAGATCGGTTCGCTGAAGAAGCAGCTGGCCGAGAAGGACCGCGACATTGAGACTCTGAAGAAGCAGTGCGAGAATCTGACTCAAGAGTACCACCGCCTTGGTGACGAGGTCTCCACCAGCAAGAGCGAcaagaccgagaagaaggacatGTAAGGCGGCTACTTTTCCGGCTTGTCCAGCCTCTTCTCGGGACTTTAGGCGACTGCCCGGTTTGCGAGAATGGCGTGGGAGATACGAGAGTCACACTGCAATTGTTTCAGTCGTTATACCTCAAGCTCCCTCGGCTCGCATTACCCTATTTCGCCAACCTTTTGTTCTTGTCGAGTCACTACCTCAGCATGGGCAACAGACAccgttcttttttcttgcccTCGTCATGGCATGAGCTCTCGATCCATATGAGTTTATCTTTTCAAGGACGAGAGCGCGCATGCTCTCGTACCATGATGCAGCTGTTGGGAGAAAATATGTTTTATCTGCGGTGGAGATGACTTTGGATCGCATATCTTGGaagccctttttttttctttccttcttccgCCTACTGACTATGCTTATTTGTATGGATTCGCAGAGGTAATCTGGAGTAATTGAGAAAGAACTACTTAGAGGGATATCATCAAGTCATTAAATACATCATTCAGAGTTCATATCAGCCGGCGCAAAAAAGACCCTTCCCATTGGTGGGGGAGTGAACCCTCACCAATCCAGACCTCGAGGTGACAGCTAGATGAGGAATGTCCAGAAGCTCGGGTAGACCAATTCCTCTTCAAAGATACGTCGCACCTGAGCAAGAACGAAGCGCTCCACCTTGCCGACATTTTTCAGCACTTGCTTGCCATTCTCCTTGCGACCAATCTCGCTGTCTACCCGGATCTCCTGCAGCAGCCCACCCTGTCGCTTTGCATCTCCGCCCGATCGGGGTCGGCCGTCATCGCCTTGCGGGCGAGTGCTTTCATTCTGACCCTCGGCACCCAGCAGCGCATCGGCATCCTCGGGGGACAAGAAGCAGAAGTGAATACGCTTGCGAATATACGCGACCACAGCCACCCCGTCAAAGGTGATGCCCGTGACATTCAACTTCAAGGGTAATCCGACAAAGCTGGGCATTGGGTAGTCGAGTAAGATCTCTGCAGTCAAAGACAGGCGGATATTGCCGGCGTACTTGGCATGACAGAGTATTTGAAAGTCTTCTGGGCGCCGCTCGCGCATTCGAGGTGGAATGGGCGCCGACGGGTCAATGGGGCCTTCTTCTGGATCTGATGGCTTGGGGATATCCGCCGAGCCAGCGCTGTTACGATGTGATCCGCTGCTTCCCGGCTCGCCCGTTGACGGTCTGGAAGCGGAATGCGCGGGGTCGGTATCCGCGTCTGGATGGGAATAGAGACCACTGGTCCGGGAGAGGTGCCGTGGCCGGTCGTTGTGGCCTAGCCCATAGTCTGACCAGTTACTGGCGAAGGGAGTGGCGCCAGCGACAGCTGCGAGGGGTGTCTGGGTCCCCGAAAGACCCCCTAGGGACATGAGATGGTATCCCAGAGTCGACGTGCCCCCGGGGATGCCCGGGGTGCTTGCGCGTGGAAGAAGGTGTGAGTTGAGATGATCTCCTAGCGGGAGCGGAGACCGCAGAGCTGAAGGCTGAAACCCTTCCCCGGGGTACACAtgatgttggtggtggtgaggaTTATGATGGgtgtggtgatggtggaggGGATGTGCCAAGTCGTCATCGTATGCGGAATCCGAATGTTGACCGGACCATTGATCGCCAATCAGCTCCTCGGAGGTGGCAGAAgtgtcatcatcgtcctcct
This genomic window from Penicillium oxalicum strain HP7-1 chromosome III, whole genome shotgun sequence contains:
- a CDS encoding tRNA-dihydrouridine(47) synthase [NAD(P)(+)]: MDSPAVIDPAHAEVTQAPLEAENSKRDAANGSPAAEEPPSKKPRVEGSQGSDEPENDRNDLRKRGIAPIKAEYLLKSDNKPEPTVNPDDAAEAASHQERDEEKKKGKKKPKGQNTNRSFGSSKDAKGLCASRMLSPEFSPQECQFGDKCRFEHDLRLYLKEHKREDLTTFNGICPVYEARGTCYAGWRCRLVGSHSKERETEDGRKELILLEDEERKAKAKPLVPYATPEGLVNIISYEDKVALSRKREHTPRANEYNQWLNNVSQELEKQLHGRMPHGAKGPASEEVSATNGDEATETKDAIEDNRAQFTEPPFLPSEKRRIYFGPETPALAPLTTQGNLPFRRLCGDLGAQFTYSEMALSMPLIQGNKSEWTLIKGHESEMLPPTITPGPNVVQGYDNSKDFKFGAQITANKPFQALKATEVLSRYTPHLRVIDLNCGCPIELVYRDGAGSALLDHPSKLEKILRGMNAVSQEIPITCKIRMGTRDNQPNALKLVERLVLGGYESSILDLGPPGVAAITLHGRSRQQRYTKQADWSYIADTAALIKRLNEKTDDLTDTIREADPRYMPNGGKTYFLGNGDCYSHVDYDDHIHNAGVDSVMVARGALIKPWIFEEIQTGQYLDKSASERLAYIEKFAKYGLEAWGSDEFGVGTTRRFLLEWLSFAYRYVPLGLLEYLPPHINDRPPAWRGRNDLETLMGSGNYKDWIKITEMFLGPAHKDFKFEPKHKSNAYEAEG
- a CDS encoding Mitochondrial distribution and morphology protein 12; the protein is MSIDVDWARATSGPDGEALAERIRSFVHDKFQQIPLPRFIRSVQCHAFDFGTIAPDLEIKDFCDPFSDFYEEDDDDTSATSEELIGDQWSGQHSDSAYDDDLAHPLHHHHTHHNPHHHQHHVYPGEGFQPSALRSPLPLGDHLNSHLLPRASTPGIPGGTSTLGYHLMSLGGLSGTQTPLAAVAGATPFASNWSDYGLGHNDRPRHLSRTSGLYSHPDADTDPAHSASRPSTGEPGSSGSHRNSAGSADIPKPSDPEEGPIDPSAPIPPRMRERRPEDFQILCHAKYAGNIRLSLTAEILLDYPMPSFVGLPLKLNVTGITFDGVAVVAYIRKRIHFCFLSPEDADALLGAEGQNESTRPQGDDGRPRSGGDAKRQGGLLQEIRVDSEIGRKENGKQVLKNVGKVERFVLAQVRRIFEEELVYPSFWTFLI